A window of Daphnia pulicaria isolate SC F1-1A chromosome 4, SC_F0-13Bv2, whole genome shotgun sequence genomic DNA:
TACATACTGGTATAAATACACATCATGCGCATGAAGTTCCGAAACATTTATCAACGATGCTATTGTTAATCGAAGTGTATTGTAGGCCTATCAAATATAGACTATCTAATTGTTACATGCTGTTGATGGAAAGTTGTCCTAATGGCACTACATTTGATTGCTACTTAGAGCTTAGTCAATTTTTCTTAAATGCTGGGTAAAATATgcttgtttttaaaatgatcgAGTTATCGAGGAGATAAAAGCTTTGGCAATTTTATCTCTCTGAATTCAGAAATCGTCAGCCGTGTTGAGAGCAGATGTCCAGTTCGATGAAacgaattttgttttgggaGGGTAGTAATGATCAGTAATATCAGTGTAAAATGATTTTCTAATTGGGaagggaaaatgaaattacaCATAGGAGAGCTGGAAAGGagcgaaattattattttgaactTAAGATGATGCAGTAGCACGGGTATTGACGGATGCGTCGTCGGACGAACTGTTCgctcctttcttcttttcgacgACGATGCAAAGCCACGGACAGATTTCCTTTAAACATTCGCGGTActttggatgggacagggcgTAGATGATTGGGTTGTAGACGGCAGAAGTTTTGGCGCAGACAATAGGAATTTCCGAGACCAGTGCGGTGATGTAAGTCGGACTACCCCATGTACCTAAAATGCAAATAACGGTGAATGGAGTCCAGGCGAAAAACCACAGCGTGATGTTGATGATGGCGATCTTGGCGATGCGCATTTCGGCCGTAACGGCGTCTTGCTCCGCGTTGTTCCTCAGCGAAGTTACATTCATCTTTTTGGCTTGTTGGCGCAATTCTTCTTCGTGATGGAACACGGCCTTGACGATGAATAAATAACAACCGACAATGACAATAATGGGACCGCCAAACTGGAAGAAACAGGACGCAAGGATGTAGCTCTTGTGGTTCATAGTTAACGTGTAAGAGTCGAAAGAACACCTTTGAAAATGTTATAGAAAATGAATACAGCGCTTGATTCGATTTTACCGCGATAATAGTAACTCACGTTCCCAACATTCCATCCAGGGCGTAAAGGTTTCATCCAACGAGGGGCGAAAGGGCCCAGCCAAATATCCCAGATCcaattgaataaaattaatcCGGCAGCTTTGCCGAAAGACAATGGAGTTCCCTTAAGTCCATTAACGATGACATTGTAACGGTCCCAGCTGATGACTTTtgatttcatatttaaaaaattataacggAAATGTTTTGTTAATAAAAAGATTTGTTAACCACATCAATTTCTAGCACATAAACAGTTTTGTGTACTTACTGGTTAACGTGGTAATTTGACTGTATCCGAAAAACCCTCCTATCAGAGCCAaatacaaatttattaaacaaGCCATTCAAAATAAAGCGGAAGAATAAAACTGACCACAGAAAGCGTGAATCTGACAGCCAAGTTCACCAAATTGCCACGGTCCTCCGCAAAAAAAGTTGTAAACAGCTTCCGGAATCAGCGAGAACATGAGGAGAAGGTCGGAAATGGCCAAACCAACATGTTGGCTAGCGTCCGTAGAGACTTGTAGCGGCTGAAGATTTTTAGGACGAGGATATTTCCAAAAATGGCGCAGGTTCCTACAGAAAGTTCACATAAATATGCCTTTATGTGATTAAATGTTTCAACTTGAAAGAAGGGCCTATATATTTCTTAGCCATGACCAAATAGTACATTCCAAAGAAGTAAGCGTAAATGGGATGTACGGCCTTCTGAGTCTGCCAGTGAGGATGCAGGAGGAGCTTGACGTAATCGGGAGCAAATTTGTAAACGGTGTAGTCATCAGGCACCGACCAAGGGTTGAATTACTGTTTCTGCGCCAATGCCAAGGAGACGTTCCGTCCAGCGTGCATCGTGATGTTTTCCATTTCAGCTGATTTGAATTTTCGAGTTTAAAGAATGAAAGTGTTGGAGCGTTGAAGGATTAATTAGAATGCTAAGTTATTAgtgtcaaaaatgaaaatgaataattgtAAACTCTTTAAATTCAAGATGTTTTCAGCCGAATGACTCGCTTCGGAAACAACCTACTGCCAGCTACTCCAGCAGTGCGTTTACGATTCTACCCTAAAGAAACTTCTGTAATTTATACCTGGCCATTATTCCTAAGAAAAAGTATACACAGTGTCAAGAAACTTGTATTGTTTCACTTCACCACACTCTGTATAGCTAATAGCCTGCAGACCTTTAACACGTTTGTTGCGGACGAAAGTGCAGTTCATTCGGCACTCGTTGGCACAGCTCTTTGCCCCATTCACCTTTCTCTTTCGCTTTGTCTCGTCTAAatgtcatttcattttgtttctcaCGAAAAATCTCTTGTGTAATTGCCGATCTTATTAGTCATCACTCATCAGTTAAGTCAATGAAATTCTGCAGAGAAGAATTAATTGCTCGGTAATTTTGTCTATGTCTTTAATAATCAGGGATGATTACGAATTTATGATGTTTACGGAAGGCTTATTTGCTGTTTCCGATGCCTTCGCCCGTGTCGTTAATGTCAATATAGATTGACAATTGGCTAATTGTATATATAGACAGCGAAATATACCAAAAGCATACAAAAGTTTCAAATATGCTTATTATCCAAAGGTTGGCTTATCAATTTATTCTTATCCTTGTGCAGTTGTTCTGTTCGGCTGTTTGCTGTTGTCGTCAGCATACAAGACGCAATATATACCTGTCATTTTCACCGTGACAAACAGGAGTGGTATATTACAAATGCCAACTTTTGATTTGAACGAATTTTGCCTGACATTTGATTAGCAAGCGCTTCTCTTAATTGGATTCAAAGAAGTAAACGAATTAACTATATTTAGCAGCGCGCTGTTACCTCTTGGGACCGATTCAATCGGGATCGTTCGTTTGTTCGAAACGGTCGGTTTGGTAATATACTATAGTCAGCATTTGgaatattcttttgtttggcgCGTTTCTCCGTCGCTATCTATACTATCTACTACTTTAGCCACTCAGCAATACTGAAAATTATTGTTGATCTTTAATTGATGAGGAGAGACCTTAAATACTATATAATTTACAGTTAAGAAAGTTCAAATCAGCAATCATATTAACTTTATGGGAATCTGAATGTTCGCAAACATTCGCTTTACGTTCAGCTTTATCGTTATACGCGAGAGAATTCTTTTGGTGGCGGAGATTAATCCAGAACCACAAACACAGCACATTCGCTTTAAATTTATATAGTATTACGGACATACGTAGTATATTATTCgtcttttaaattataaatgtCGTTTCTATCAGTTACCCGTcgataacaaaataattttataacgATTGAATTATTACGAGTAAACGGTAATTCAAACGATCGCGCTCGCGTTTACAAAAGAACGGGTGTGTCCAACATTTGCCACTGTTGTGTCTCCAACAGAGAAAATGATACAGGTACGTATCCTAACAGCAACAGTTGaagccaaacaaaatttcaatatACACCCCAAACTTATATTATTGACGTGACAGTCAGAACAGTTCACGCGATACGACTCCAATAATGCATATTATTTGTGAATGGCTGGCGCAcaaacaagttgaaaatataGCTGGATCATCAGGTGCTGTATCTAATACATTTGCGCATCGATCATGTAAAATTTTGAAGAATAATCTTCTTATGTTGTAGCCTTACCTGCCGTTTAACCACAAAAAATCGATAGTGAATCAGCCGATCAAATTTCTGAACAAATAATAGTCTAATTAATTCGTTTTACTCAAAATGAGCTTAATCCCaaacgaatattttttatttgcaacaTCCTTTATAGAAGCTTTCCTATTAGGTGCGATGAACAGGCTAAACTTTTCTCAATTATACATTTATCACCAGACAAACAATTAGAACATATAGGctgatgaaaaatgttttggagGATTTTCTCAGAATACGATTTCTTGATATAAATtcacataaaaatgaaaacgattaTTCGACTGGCGTACCTGTGTTatgcagcaaaaaaaaactttaaagtaAAACGGTCTTATTTATACCCAGTAATAAAAGGGATTTTGTATTGGGAGGATGAAAGGTGATCACATGTTTTACTAGAGAATTTTAGGAATGCAGTCATTTTTGCATAACCCACTCTAATACATCCAACATTCCATCCAGCAGGGCGTACATAATATTCATTCGCCCACTCTAGCAAAGGGAAGAGAGGACAAGCCAACCCAACAGAGTCCATGAACCCGgttgaataaatttaaaaaaaaaatccagctGCTCTATAATTGTTAAATTCGGCATATTTGATACGCAATTAGACCCAGCCGGATATCAACGTAAAAACGTAATCGCTCTCATCGCCGCGGTTGCAACATTTATAGGACAGTATTATATATGGGAACTGTCTACACTCTACATATAGCTCTCGTCGTCGTATGTATTCTCCTAATTCTGAGAACGTTCTCAACTTACTCGGCGAAACTCGGCACTTTAGAGCCAAATAATTGCGCAACAAAAGTTTGTCGTCCATTTTATTCAGACA
This region includes:
- the LOC124337185 gene encoding compound eye opsin BCRH2-like; amino-acid sequence: MLGTCSFDSYTLTMNHKSYILASCFFQFGGPIIVIVGCYLFIVKAVFHHEEELRQQAKKMNVTSLRNNAEQDAVTAEMRIAKIAIINITLWFFAWTPFTVICILGTWGSPTYITALVSEIPIVCAKTSAVYNPIIYALSHPKYRECLKEICPWLCIVVEKKKGANSSSDDASVNTRATASS